A DNA window from Staphylococcus warneri contains the following coding sequences:
- a CDS encoding YnfA family protein, whose protein sequence is MVYSFFIFILAGLCEIGGGYLIWLWLREGQPSWLGVIGGVILILYGVIATLQTFPTFGRVYAAYGGVFIVMSLVWSMLIDKNMPDKYDILGAFVCLIGVLIMLLPHRA, encoded by the coding sequence ATGGTTTATTCTTTTTTTATATTTATATTAGCGGGTTTATGTGAAATTGGAGGCGGCTACTTAATATGGTTATGGCTTCGGGAAGGCCAACCATCGTGGCTAGGTGTTATTGGCGGCGTGATACTCATCTTGTATGGTGTGATAGCAACACTACAAACATTTCCGACATTTGGAAGAGTATATGCTGCATACGGGGGCGTATTCATCGTTATGAGTTTAGTTTGGTCTATGCTTATTGATAAGAATATGCCAGATAAATACGATATACTGGGTGCATTCGTCTGTTTAATAGGCGTCTTAATTATGCTGTTACCACATCGGGCATAA